The genomic stretch ATTCTTTTGCTGTTCTACTAAAATATATAGCATCAAAAATCAATATTACATCTTCTATGGAGATATACAATGCCTCATGTATGCATGGTAATAGAAGGAGCATATCCCTACATTACTGGAGGAGTTTCAGCATGGTGTCATCAACTGATAGAAGAAATACCTGATGTAGAATTCTCAATACTTACCATCCTTCCTGCATCCTACCGGGGGAAGGACTATAAATATGAGCTTCCGGACAATGTAATAAGTATTCATGAAGTTTGGTTGGATAAAAACTATTTTAGTGAAAAGCCGAAATTTAGCAAAAAGGATGAGCGCAAAAAGATATTCAACGAAATTGTCAATTTTCACGTTTCAATGAAGCTAAAAAATTATGGTTTCTTTAAAATAATCTCTGAAATACTATCAGAAGATAAAGGTCATTACTTCACACTCGAAGATCTGACAAAATCCAAAGAGGCCATTGCTGCGCTA from Spirochaetota bacterium encodes the following:
- a CDS encoding DUF3492 domain-containing protein, giving the protein MPHVCMVIEGAYPYITGGVSAWCHQLIEEIPDVEFSILTILPASYRGKDYKYELPDNVISIHEVWLDKNYFSEKPKFSKKDERKKIFNEIVNFHVSMKLKNYGFFKIISEILSEDKGHYFTLEDLTKSKEAIAAL